Within the Arthrobacter sp. UKPF54-2 genome, the region GGGGGTGCCGCAGACCGCGGCCGTGGGGTGCAAGGCGTTGATCAGAGCCAGGCAGGTGGGCACGTGGCCCTCCACTTCGGTCAGCTCGGCCTTGACGTCGGAGGCTAGGTGCCAGACGTTCGGCAGCTCCAGGATGAACGGCTCGCTGTGGGCGTTCATCGCCTCGGAGAAGGGCGCCAGCTGCGTGGTCAGCGACGCGATGGCGATGTCGTGCTCGTGCCGCTGCTTCTCGGACCCGGCCAGGACACGCTCGGCGAATTCCAGCGGCGAGCCGGCCATGCCCTCGGCGTCGCGGCGGTCCAAAGTTCCGGCGAGGACGCGGGCCTGCGCGGTCCGGCCCTCCACCTGGATGAGCATTTCGGGGGTGGACCCCACGAGGCCGTCGACGCCGTAGGTCCAGCATTCGCGGTAGCGAACCGCGAGCTGGCGCAGAATCTCGGCGGCATTCACGCCGTCGGGCACGGTGGCCACAATGTCGCGCGCCAGCACCAGCTTCTCCAGCGCCCCGGTGCGGATTTCCGCGACGCCCTCGGCGACGGCGGCCATCCAGTCCGCCTCGGTGAGGGAGCCGGTGCTCAGCTTGGCTTCCCGCCCGGCCGGGTCCGCAGGGGTCTCCGCCGAACGACCGGCGCCCTCCGCGTCCAGCCACCGGCCGAGGGCGGCGCGGGCGCCCGCCTCGGTGAGCTCGCCGTCGTCGAACGTGAGCTGGGTGAGCCAGGCGTTGCCGTCGCGCAGCCCCACCACGATCTCGGGCACAATCAGCCGGGACTCGTGCGCGGACACTTTGGAGAAGGCGAAGGAGCCAAAGGCCACCGGGCCGGTTCCCGGGCAATCGACGGCGTCGCTGATCTCCGCTTCGAGGACCAGGTGCCGCCACCAGATGTCCGCCTCGAGGAAACGCTCCGGACCGGTGGCGGTGAAGCGGCCAATTTCGCCGAAGCCGACCAGGCCGGCCTCGCGGCGGGTCCAGCACAGCACGTCGTCACGGACCAGAAACGACGGCAGCCCCCCGGGGAACGACTCTGCATCGAGGGGGACTGTCAGTGTCCTGATAATTCTGGTAGGGAGGGCGCTCGTCATGATGAGACAACACTACTCCGGCCGCACGCCGCGCCCCGGCCGGGCCGGTGGTTAGGGGGTGCGTCG harbors:
- a CDS encoding isochorismate synthase MenF — encoded protein: MTSALPTRIIRTLTVPLDAESFPGGLPSFLVRDDVLCWTRREAGLVGFGEIGRFTATGPERFLEADIWWRHLVLEAEISDAVDCPGTGPVAFGSFAFSKVSAHESRLIVPEIVVGLRDGNAWLTQLTFDDGELTEAGARAALGRWLDAEGAGRSAETPADPAGREAKLSTGSLTEADWMAAVAEGVAEIRTGALEKLVLARDIVATVPDGVNAAEILRQLAVRYRECWTYGVDGLVGSTPEMLIQVEGRTAQARVLAGTLDRRDAEGMAGSPLEFAERVLAGSEKQRHEHDIAIASLTTQLAPFSEAMNAHSEPFILELPNVWHLASDVKAELTEVEGHVPTCLALINALHPTAAVCGTPTTVAGALIRKLEHLDRGPYAGPVGWLDAAGNGEWGIALRGAVIESPDTVRLYAGCGVVEGSVPEAELAETWAKFRPMLESLGISN